In Halobaculum sp. XH14, a single genomic region encodes these proteins:
- a CDS encoding M28 family peptidase, producing the protein MTDLSERPAWIGETFTSDAGWDLLEDLVDLGNRMAGQSGERAALERVRNALADAGCRDARIEEFDLQGWVRGDAGIDAPGGDEDCIALPRSPPGEATGELVDLGYGLPDDFESTDVEGKLVMVSSTVPDHYERFIHRREKYYLAVTNGAAGFLFRNHVEGCLPPTGSVGTADAPIGDVPAVGVSAEVGARLERRAAGEAVTVTVDCETPAATSGNAMAELGPRGPARGGAGDAGGTDEELLVTSHADAHDIAEGAMDNGAGTASIVEVAHALARNEDALDTRVRFVAFGAEEVGLVGSSVEAERTDHDRVKAIVNVDSNVFGRTLKLHTHGFDDLTAAAERVGERFDHPVATIPEQNPHSDHWPFVQAGVPGYMVSGKTEGRGRGWGHTFADTLEKLEVRNLREQAVLLAGLVADLADGDTAVARQDPADIAAAVEAQDLAEGMKVTGDWPYDEDGNLAE; encoded by the coding sequence ATGACTGATCTCTCGGAGCGGCCGGCGTGGATCGGCGAGACGTTCACCAGCGACGCGGGCTGGGACCTGCTCGAGGACCTGGTGGATCTTGGCAACCGGATGGCCGGACAGTCCGGCGAGCGCGCTGCGCTCGAACGCGTTCGGAACGCCCTCGCCGACGCTGGCTGTCGTGACGCGCGGATCGAGGAGTTCGACCTGCAGGGTTGGGTGCGCGGCGACGCCGGCATCGACGCGCCCGGCGGCGACGAGGACTGCATCGCGCTCCCGCGCTCGCCGCCGGGCGAGGCGACGGGCGAACTCGTCGACCTCGGCTACGGCCTCCCCGACGACTTCGAATCGACCGACGTCGAGGGAAAACTCGTCATGGTCTCCTCGACCGTGCCGGACCACTACGAGCGCTTCATCCACCGTCGCGAGAAGTACTACTTGGCCGTGACGAACGGCGCGGCCGGCTTCCTCTTCCGGAACCACGTCGAGGGCTGTCTCCCGCCGACCGGCTCGGTCGGGACCGCGGACGCGCCGATCGGTGACGTCCCGGCGGTCGGCGTCTCCGCGGAGGTCGGCGCGCGGCTCGAACGGCGCGCGGCGGGCGAGGCGGTCACGGTGACGGTCGACTGCGAGACGCCGGCGGCCACGAGTGGGAACGCGATGGCCGAACTGGGGCCGCGCGGCCCGGCCCGCGGAGGAGCCGGCGATGCCGGCGGAACCGACGAGGAACTGCTCGTGACCTCCCACGCGGACGCCCACGACATCGCCGAGGGCGCGATGGACAACGGCGCCGGAACCGCCTCGATCGTCGAGGTTGCACACGCGCTCGCGCGGAATGAGGACGCGCTCGACACGCGGGTTCGCTTCGTCGCCTTCGGGGCCGAGGAGGTCGGGCTGGTCGGTTCCTCGGTCGAGGCCGAGCGCACGGACCACGACCGGGTGAAAGCGATCGTCAACGTCGACTCGAACGTGTTCGGCCGGACGCTGAAGCTCCACACGCACGGGTTCGACGACCTGACGGCGGCCGCCGAGCGCGTCGGCGAACGCTTCGACCACCCGGTCGCGACGATTCCCGAGCAGAACCCCCACAGCGACCACTGGCCGTTCGTGCAGGCCGGCGTTCCGGGCTACATGGTTTCCGGCAAGACCGAGGGCAGGGGCCGCGGCTGGGGTCACACGTTCGCGGACACGCTCGAGAAGCTGGAGGTGCGGAACCTCCGCGAGCAGGCCGTCCTCCTCGCTGGGCTCGTCGCGGACCTCGCCGACGGGGACACCGCCGTCGCCCGGCAGGACCCCGCCGACATCGCCGCCGCCGTCGAGGCCCAGGACCTCGCGGAGGGCATGAAGGTGACCGGCGACTGGCCGTACGACGAGGACGGAAACCTGGCGGAGTAG